A stretch of Gasterosteus aculeatus chromosome 4, fGasAcu3.hap1.1, whole genome shotgun sequence DNA encodes these proteins:
- the tcirg1b gene encoding T cell immune regulator 1, ATPase H+ transporting V0 subunit a3b, with protein MGSMFRSEEVCLVQLFLQSGSAYNCVSELGELGLVEFRDLNPSVNSFQRKFVGEVRRCEELEKTVAFLEQEINRSLSPPMQCPLPPPCPTPSAPQPRELITIEEECERLARELKEVSRNRDSLRAQLTQLCQYQGVLTRTHTLTASLAPPPVLESQGLFDNRQDIHLSFVAGVVHPWKVPSFERLLWRACRGYIIVDFREMEDRLVHPDTGEMVQWTVFLISFWGDQIGQKVKKICDCFRTQTFAYPESTAEREDILQGLQGRIEDIKSVLHQTESFLQQLLMRAVAVLPQWKVRVQKCKAVQTVLNLCSPSVTDKCLIAEAWCPVAKLPELQSALREGGRKSGSSVDSFYNRLPSSTPPPTLFPINSFTAGFQNIVDAYGVASYREVNPAVYTIITFPFLFAVMFGDVGHGLLMFLAALWMVLEEKDPKLKKNNNEIWRMMFGGRYLILLMGLFSIYTGAIYNECFSRGLSTFSSAWHVGPMFKSNKWNASVLAGNQYLSMDPVVPGVFTTPYPFGIDPVWGLSNNKLTFLNSYKMKMSVIIGVIHMTFGVCLSFFNYWHFGQRGSVFFVLIPELFFMVCLFGYLVFMVVFKWIAYTPAHSKIAPSILIHFIDMFLFTDNPDNPKLYEGQIAVQKTLVVLALCAVPVLLLGKPTYEFLAFKRRGRQVQEDRRALVAEEGSINTRQGDAEEGAVDEEDFDVADKFMHQAIHTIEYCLGCISNTASYLRLWALSLAHAQLSEVLWVMVMRIALRWEGYVGSVVLFVVFAFFAVLTVSILLVMEGLSAFLHALRLHWVEFQNKFYSGTGYKLCPFSFSSLINASANI; from the exons ATGGGCTCCATGTTTCGCAGTGAGGAGGTCTGCCTGGTGCAGCTCTTTCTTCAGTCAGGATCCGCCTACAATTGTGTCAGCGAGCTGGGAGAACTCGGCCTGGTTGAATTCAGAGAT TTGAATCCGAGTGTGAACTCCTTTCAGAGGAAGTTCGTCGGCGAGGTCAGACGATGTGAGGAACTCGAGAAAACCGTCG CCTTCTTGGAGCAGGAGATCAATCGCTCACTGTCTCCACCCATGCAgtgtcccctccctcctccgtgTCCGACCCCTTCGGCCCCGCAGCCCCGCGAGCTCATCACCATAGAGGAGGAGTGCGAGAGGCTGGCCAGAGAGCTCAAAGAG GTGTCCAGGAACAGAGACAGCCTCCGGGCTCAGCTGACCCAGCTCTGTCAGTACCAAGGAGTCCTGACCAGGACGCACACTCTCACAGCCTCACTG GCACCTCCACCTGTACTGGAAAGCCAAGGGCTGTTCGATAACCGCCAAGACATCCACCTCAG TTTTGTGGCAGGAGTGGTCCACCCGTGGAAGGTGCCTTCCTTTGAGCGGTTATTATGGCGGGCGTGTCGAGGTTATATCATCGTGGATTTCAGAGAAATGGAGGATCGACTTGTGCATCCTGACACG GGGGAAATGGTGCAATGGACAGTGTTTCTCATCTCCTTTTGGGGAGATCAGATTGGACAGAAAGTCAAAAAGATCTGCGATTG CTTCCGCACCCAGACGTTTGCGTACCCTGAGAGCAccgctgagcgagaggacattCTCCAGGGACTTCAGGGCAGAATCGAAGATATCAAATCG GTGTTGCACCAGACCGAGtccttcctgcagcagctgctgatgcGGGCGGTGGCCGTGCTCCCCCAGTGGAAAGTGCGCGTGCAGAAGTGCAAGGCGGTCCAGACGGTGCTGAATCTCTGCAGCCCCTCCGTCACGGACAAATGCCTGATCGCCGAGGCCTGGTGTCCCGTTGCCAAGCTGCCGGAACTGCAGAGCGCtctgagagaggggggg AGGAAGAGTGGAAGCAGCGTTGACTCTTTCTACAACCGCctgccctcctccacccctccacccaccctgTTTCCCATCAACTCTTTCACAGCTGGTTTCCAGAACATCGTCGATGCCTACGGCGTGGCCAGCTACCGGGAAGTCAACCCAG CGGTGTACACCATAATCACATTCCCCTTCCTGTTTGCTGTGATGTTTGGGGATGTGGGTCATGGCTTACTTATGTTTCTGGCTGCCCTCTGGATGGTCCTTGAGGAGAAGGACCCCaaattgaagaaaaacaacaatgag ATCTGGAGGATGATGTTTGGAGGAAGGTATCTGATTTTGCTGATGGGACTGTTCTCCATCTACACGGGGGCCATTTACAACGAGTGCTTCAGCAGAGGCCTCAGTACCTTCAGCTCTGCGTGGCACGTCGGCCCGATGTTCAAGAGCAACAAATGGAA TGCTTCGGTCCTGGCGGGGAACCAGTACTTATCCATGGATCCCGTTGTCCCTGGTGTTTTCACCACTCCATATCCCTTTGGCATCGACCCG GTGTGGGGGctgtccaacaacaaactgactTTCCTTAACTCGTACAAGATGAAGATGTCCGTCATCATCGGTGTCATTCACATGACGTTTGGAGTCTGCTTGTCATTCTTCAATTATTG GCACTTTGGCCAGAGAGGCAGCGTGTTCTTTGTGCTGATCCCTGAACTGTTTTTCATGGTGTGTCTGTTTGGCTACCTGGTGTTCATGGTGGTCTTCAAGTGGATCGCCTACACTCCGGCTCACTCCAAAATCGCTCCCAGTATACTTATCCACTTCATAGACATGTTCCTATTCACAGACAACCCTGACAACCCAAAGCTCTACGAAGGGCAG ATTGCTGTGCAGAAGACCCTGGTGGTACTGGCCCTGTGTGCTGTCCCTGTTCTCCTGCTTGGGAAGCCCACGTATGAATTCCTCGCATTCAAAAGACGAGGACGTCAAGTG CAGGAAGACCGACGCGCGCTGGTGGCCGAAGAAGGCTCCATCAACACCCGTCAAGGGGATGCGGAGGAAGGAGCTGTGGACGAAGAG GATTTTGATGTCGCAGACAAGTTCATGCATCAGGCCATCCACACCATAGAGTACTGCTTGGGCTGCATCTCCAACACGGCCTCTTACCTCCGACTCTGGGCTCTCAGTTTGGCACATGCAC aGCTGTCAGAGGTGTTGTGGGTGATGGTGATGCGCATTGCCCTGAGGTGGGAGGGCTATGTGGGATCTGTAGTCCTCTTTGTGGTTTTTGCCTTCTTTGCTGTGTTGACCGTGTCAATCCTGCTTGTGATGGAGGGACTCTCTGCTTTCCTGCACGCGCTCCGTCTGCACTG GGTGGAGTTTCAGAACAAGTTCTACAGTGGAACAGGCTACAAGTTGtgccctttctctttctcatctCTCATCAATGCATCAGCTAATATATGA